In Mycobacterium sp. Aquia_213, the sequence CCGACCCAGCCGGCGTAGTTGACCGCGAACGACCGCGCCGGGCGCAGGTCCGCGGATTTGCGGACCATGTAGGTCACGGCGCCCGGATTAGCGGCAAGGGGCTGGTTGCACTGCGCCAGCACGTCATCCGGCGCGTAGTCGGCGCTGGCTTGCAGCGAGCCGCATTTCCACAGCAGCGGATGGGTCGCACGGGCGCTTGCCAGCACATCGTCGTCCAGCCGTTCCGCATCGTAGAGACACAGCGCGGTCAGCTGGCGACCTTCAAACGCGCTGTTGACCAGCGCTTCATGCTGCTTGCAGGCCAAAAACTCGTCCGCCGTGCGCTCCGGCCAGCAAACCTGGCTGACAATGCGCGCGCGCCGGTCGGCGTTCTCCTCGACAAACGAGCCCTCCAACGCCAGAAATCGGCTGGGGTTGCGCGCGGCCTCGGCGATGTCGACCAGCTGCAGCCCGGCCGTCGAGCCCTCGCCACCCAGCGCGTCACGTATCAAGCCCAGGTAGTCCCCGGGCACCGCTACGAGGACCGGCTCGTCCAGCGCCAAACCTTCGAGCACGAAGGGCACCACTGTGTCCAGGTACTCCCGTTGCGAGTGGTAGAGGAGCGCGGAATGAACGAAGCCTTGACGCCCGTTCTCCGTGCCCCTGACCATTTCGGCGCTCCCGCTTTCAATCACCAATGCCAACCCCCTGCCGGACCGGCTCCCTTTACGTATCCCCGCGCCCCATTACCAATCCCAAGTACCCCGCACGCGCGTTCCCTACGCAGGAAAGTGATCACAAACCAGCCTCGAATAACCGGACGACGTCCGTCACAGCCACCAGGAGGCAGCGGCGTCGAGATGACGACGAATGCGGTAGCGCGCCAAGCTGTCGTCTCCGGCCGTGATCGCGTCGAGAATCCGCAAATGCGCGTGTTCGACGGCGGCGAAGTCATCCCGGGCGGGGGGCTCTTGCCCGGTGCTGGACCAGTGCCGGCGAAACAGCTCGACGATGATCCTCAAGAACAGGTCCAACAGCGCGTTGCCGGCCAGCTGCGCCAGTCCGATGTGGAACCGCAATTCCTCTGACGAGGCCTGGCGCGCATCATCGGCGATGTGCGGCGTGGCGACGAGCGCGGACCGGTGAGTGTGCAGGAAGGCCGCCACCTCGGGTTCGGCGCGGCGTTTGACGACCTTGACGACGTTGTCGATCTCGATGGCGTCGCGCACGCAACGCAGGTCTTCGCGGCTCGGCTTTCGGAATTGCAGGTACAGCGCGATGGTGTCGATGCTGGCCTGTGCATGGGGCTTGGTGACGACCAGCCCGCCACCGGGCCCGCGGCGCATCTGCGCGACCGAGTGGTATTCGAGCAGTCGCACCGCTTCGCGTAACACCGCGCGGCTCACCCGGTAGCGCTCCAGCAAAGCCGTCTCGGTGCCGAAGACCGAACCGACCTGCCAGCCGCCGGAGCCGATCTCGTCGCCGATGCTGGCCGCCAGCACCTCCGCCATCTTCGCGCGCGGAAGTCCGCTGTCGGCCGGCTCAGGTCTGCGGCCGGCCCGCCCGGCCCGCCCCGCCCCCGGGTGATGCTCTTGCAGCCAGGCGTTCACCGCTTCGACGTGTCGCTCGGACAGCGTCTTGGCACGGGCGGAATCGCCGGCGGTAACGGCGGCAACGATTTCGGAGTGGTCGTGGTGCATGTAATCGAGTGCCTCGATGGCCTCACTTGCCGAGTCGGTGCGCGACCGCAGGGCGTAGCGGGTGGTCAGCCTCATCAACACGTCGATAAACAGTTGGAGGACCGGGTTTTTCGACTGCTCCGCCAGCGCGATGTGGAACTCGTCGCGCGGTGCCGGCAGACCCGGCCGCCACTGTTCCGCGGCGCGCAGCACTCCGCGCAACCGCTCGATGCCGGCTTCGTCGATCCGCTCCGCCGCAAGCGAGGCCGCCAACGGCTCGAGCACCAGTCGCGCGTTGAGCAGATCGGCCAGCGTGGTGCCCAGGTATTCGAGATAGATGACCACCGCGCGAGTCGCGGGTCCCGCGTCCGGCTCGCTGATCAGCAGCCCGCCGCCCGGACCGCGCCGCGTCCGGGCCACCCGATGGTGCTCGACGAGGCGAACGGCCTCCCGCAGCACCGACCGACTCACCCCGTAGCGCTGTTGCAGCGCAGTTTCAGAACCCAGCGATTCTCCGACGGGCCAGCCGCGGCGAACGATGTCCGCCTCGATGTCGCGCGCAATCGTCGAAGCCAGCTTTTTTGTCCCGCCCGCGGCCGGCGCGGGACTTATCTGAAGCTCAATACTGGACTCCCACAAGCTTTCTCAGCAGGTGAGCAGCATGCAACCCGCGACCGGACCCCCGCCAACCGAAACCACGCCGACCTCGGGTCGCTGCGACACCTGCCGCTCCCCCGCCTCGCCGCGCAACTGCAGGCATCCTTCGTGCAGTGCCCAGTAGCCGTGCATGCGCCCGGCCGAGAGTTGGCCGCCGTAGGTGTTCAGCGGCAGTTGCCCGTCGCGGGCAATCCGCGCGCCGCCCTCGACGAAGGGGCCGGCCTCGCCGTCACCACAGACGCCCAGGGCTTCTAACCAGGCGATCGTGAGATAGGTGAAACCGTCATACAGCTCGGCAACCGCAAGATCGGCGGGTTTCAGATCGGTGCGCGACCACATCTGCGCCGTCGCATCCGACATCGCCATCTTCGGGTAGTCGTCGCGGTGGAACCAGCCACCGGCACCGTCGGACCCGCCGATCGCCTCCACCCGCACGGGCCGGTGCGGGCAATCGGGCCCGTACTCGGCGCTGGACACCACCACCGCGATCGATCCGTCGATGGGCACATCGCAATCCAGCAGCCCGAACGGCGTCGACACCAGCCGCGCCCCCAGGTAATCGGCCATCGTCATCGGCTCGCGGTAGACCGCAAGCGGATTCAGCGCGGCGTTGCGCCTGCCGTTCAGCGCCAACCAACCCAGCTGTTCCTTGGTGGTTCCGTACAAGTCCATGTGGCGGCGGCAGTTCAGCGCCAGCCAGTTCGCGGCCGAATACGCTTGGGCCGCAACCAGATCGTTGACGTCGTCCATCGCGCCGACGGCGGGGCGCTCCGCGCCCTCTGGTGTCTCGAACATTCGCGCCAGCGGCGGGGCGGGCGCGTTTTCCTCCTGCTTGACCGGCACTGTGCCGCCGAGCATTTGGATGGTTCGGTACACCACCACATGCCGGGCACGCCGCTCGGACACCGCGCGGCATGCCGACATCACCGGGCTCAGCAGTCCGCCGGTACCGAACCCGCTGCCGCAGTCGGCCGCATCGATATTGAGTTCGGCATTGACCTCTTGGGCCGGAGTGTCACCCAACGTCGCGATGCCGTCGATGTCGGCGGGCGCCAGGCCGGCGTCGGCGATGGCGCCGCGCACCGCCTCCATGGTGAGGTCGCGCCCCGGGATACCGGTCCGCCGGCCGATGCGGGAAATCCCGATACCGGACACGATCGCGTCTTTTTCGAAATATGTCATCTGCACCGCCCGTCAGAGGTGAACCCGTCGCACGCACCCGAACCAATAGAGTGTACTGTATTGCCCGTGTCAGCCGAGACGACATCACCGCTGCTCATCGAGCACTGCAACGATTGCTCCCGCTGGGTGCACCCTGCGTCCGGCGAATGCCGGCAGTGTGGCGCCACGTTGGTCGCGCGCCCGATTTCCGGAC encodes:
- a CDS encoding thiolase family protein, with protein sequence MTYFEKDAIVSGIGISRIGRRTGIPGRDLTMEAVRGAIADAGLAPADIDGIATLGDTPAQEVNAELNIDAADCGSGFGTGGLLSPVMSACRAVSERRARHVVVYRTIQMLGGTVPVKQEENAPAPPLARMFETPEGAERPAVGAMDDVNDLVAAQAYSAANWLALNCRRHMDLYGTTKEQLGWLALNGRRNAALNPLAVYREPMTMADYLGARLVSTPFGLLDCDVPIDGSIAVVVSSAEYGPDCPHRPVRVEAIGGSDGAGGWFHRDDYPKMAMSDATAQMWSRTDLKPADLAVAELYDGFTYLTIAWLEALGVCGDGEAGPFVEGGARIARDGQLPLNTYGGQLSAGRMHGYWALHEGCLQLRGEAGERQVSQRPEVGVVSVGGGPVAGCMLLTC
- a CDS encoding sensor histidine kinase, which translates into the protein MIESGSAEMVRGTENGRQGFVHSALLYHSQREYLDTVVPFVLEGLALDEPVLVAVPGDYLGLIRDALGGEGSTAGLQLVDIAEAARNPSRFLALEGSFVEENADRRARIVSQVCWPERTADEFLACKQHEALVNSAFEGRQLTALCLYDAERLDDDVLASARATHPLLWKCGSLQASADYAPDDVLAQCNQPLAANPGAVTYMVRKSADLRPARSFAVNYAGWVGLSQDGIEDLQLVATELATNSLMYTDGACRLAFWRDDDHLVCEARDNGRLDDPLVGRLDPGPTGPASRGLFLVNAISDLVRTHTASTGTTIQAYLRLNSSAGPIS
- a CDS encoding FadR/GntR family transcriptional regulator, with translation MSPAPAAGGTKKLASTIARDIEADIVRRGWPVGESLGSETALQQRYGVSRSVLREAVRLVEHHRVARTRRGPGGGLLISEPDAGPATRAVVIYLEYLGTTLADLLNARLVLEPLAASLAAERIDEAGIERLRGVLRAAEQWRPGLPAPRDEFHIALAEQSKNPVLQLFIDVLMRLTTRYALRSRTDSASEAIEALDYMHHDHSEIVAAVTAGDSARAKTLSERHVEAVNAWLQEHHPGAGRAGRAGRRPEPADSGLPRAKMAEVLAASIGDEIGSGGWQVGSVFGTETALLERYRVSRAVLREAVRLLEYHSVAQMRRGPGGGLVVTKPHAQASIDTIALYLQFRKPSREDLRCVRDAIEIDNVVKVVKRRAEPEVAAFLHTHRSALVATPHIADDARQASSEELRFHIGLAQLAGNALLDLFLRIIVELFRRHWSSTGQEPPARDDFAAVEHAHLRILDAITAGDDSLARYRIRRHLDAAASWWL